AAATCAGAATCGAATCTATTTCATATTACAAAACTATTTAGTATGCTTGATCactttataacaataaaaaattcacattatatacatttaaacattttctttagttCACCAATCACAATTGGTAGCAAGATGTTTCTCAGATGTTGCATTTCCAAAGATTACGACCCACTATACGATATATCCAAGAGAAAAAGATCCTCGATGGAAAGGTAAAAATACCTAAACatgaaaaaatattcaaaattaaattcaaaatctaacatttatttattttagacaTAAAATTTGAAAGATTTGAAGATGAAACTGATCTCTTAATAATCGGTGGTGGTCCCGCTGGAATGTCAGCGGCAATCCGAGCCAAACAACTTGCAGAAAAAGAAGGCAAAGAACTAAGAGTTTGCGTCGTAGAAAAAGCGGCCGAAGTTGGTGGTCACATTCTTTCGGGTGCTTGTATTGAAACAGCCGCGCTTAACGAACTTATTCCAGATTGGAAAGAAAAAGGGGCCCCCTTAAACACTCCCGTTGTAAAAGATCGTTTTGGAATTTTAACCCAAACTGGGAGAATTCCTATTCCCATCATTCCAGGTCTCACTTACCaatattatcaatatttataataatctaaattaTTATAGGTTTACCTATGAACAATCATGGAAATTATGTTGTAAGACTAGGTCATTTAGTGAAATGGCTTGGAGAACAAGCGGAAGCTTTGGGAGTTGAAATTTACCCAGGTTATGCAGCTTCGGAAATTCTTTACCACCCAGATGGAAGTGTAAAAGGCGTAGCAACGAATGATGTAGGAATCGCAAAAGATGGTAGTCCTAAAGATACTTTTGAACGTGGCATGGAACTCCATGCGAAATGCACGATTTTCTCTGAAGGTTGTCATGGtcatttaacaaaacaaattataaaaaaatttaatttacgcGCGAACGCGGAACCCCAAACTTACGGAATcggattaaaagaaatttgggAAATTGAACCAACAAAACACCAACCTGGTTTGGTGGAACACACCATTGGATGGCCTTTGGATATACATACATATGGAGGAACATTTTTGTATCACTTAAATGAACCAACTCCGTTAATTGCTGTTGGTTTTGTTGTTGGACTTGATTATACAAATCCTTATTTAAGTCCATTTAAAGAATTTCAACGATTTAAAACTCATCCGTCTGTGAAAGGAATTTTTGAAGGTGGCAATCGGATAGCGTATGGGGCTAGAGCTTTATGTGAAGGGGGTTACCAAAGTCTTCCAAAGTTAACTTTCCCCGGCGGTTGCTTGGTAGGCGATGCAGCCGGTTTTTTGAACGTCCCTAAAATCAAGGGGACCCATAACGCAATGAAAAGTGGAATGTTAGCCGCTGAAAGCGCGTTTGAATCCATTTTTGGAGAAAAACAATCTACAAGTTCTTTCGAACCGAAAAGTTATAGTGATAAAATCGCAAACAGTTGGATTTTGAAGGAGTTGAAGCAAGTTAGAAATTGTCGTCCAAGTTTTCATAGTCCTTTGGGAATGTATGGTGGAATTATGTACAGTGGGGCATCTATTATAATTGGTGGAAGAGAACCATGGACGTTTAGCCACGGTGGTGCTGACCATACAAGACTAAAACCAGCCAAAGATTGTACTCCTATTGAGTATCCCAAACCAGATGGAAAGATTATGTTTGATCTTTTATCTTCTGTGGCATTAACTGGGACAAATCATGAAGGTGACCAACCTGCccatttaactttaaaagatgATACTGTACCTGTTAAACAAAATCTTAGTGTGTATGATGGACCTGAAGGCAGATTTTGCCCAGcaggtattttttttatttattacaatataaatttgaattatttccattTATTCTATTTAGGTGTTTATGAATTTGTACCGATGGAAACCGGAGATGGACAACGATTACAAATCAACGCACAAAATTGTATCCATTGTAAAACGTGTGATATTAAGGATCCAAGCCAAAACATTAATTGGGTAGTACCTGAAGGAGGTGGAGGTCCAGCTTATAATGGAATGTAGATgtttttgaaaagatttttccTTCTTATAAACTGATTGGTTTATTTAGAGGGATGttagattattttataaacttttattgattttacgATAAAATGagatgtaaatatttttatattaaaataaaatgaattttattttggatttttttactttaaaatcatggattatctaaaaaaacctttaaattttataatgtgAGCTCTTTAAGAAGTTTGTAGTTGAGCTTATACACTGGgctctttaagctacaatatAACATAcatatatcataattcttaaaaatacagaagatatgattttttgaaaatttcgttttactTTGGATATGTAAAATTGACAGttgttctttaataactttttcctgATAATTTcgttaatattatcatatagtttttatatcttatcataaactagacacttta
This genomic stretch from Onthophagus taurus isolate NC chromosome 7, IU_Otau_3.0, whole genome shotgun sequence harbors:
- the LOC111414674 gene encoding electron transfer flavoprotein-ubiquinone oxidoreductase, mitochondrial — protein: MAHSIRAASKCFHQSQLVARCFSDVAFPKITTHYTIYPREKDPRWKDIKFERFEDETDLLIIGGGPAGMSAAIRAKQLAEKEGKELRVCVVEKAAEVGGHILSGACIETAALNELIPDWKEKGAPLNTPVVKDRFGILTQTGRIPIPIIPGLPMNNHGNYVVRLGHLVKWLGEQAEALGVEIYPGYAASEILYHPDGSVKGVATNDVGIAKDGSPKDTFERGMELHAKCTIFSEGCHGHLTKQIIKKFNLRANAEPQTYGIGLKEIWEIEPTKHQPGLVEHTIGWPLDIHTYGGTFLYHLNEPTPLIAVGFVVGLDYTNPYLSPFKEFQRFKTHPSVKGIFEGGNRIAYGARALCEGGYQSLPKLTFPGGCLVGDAAGFLNVPKIKGTHNAMKSGMLAAESAFESIFGEKQSTSSFEPKSYSDKIANSWILKELKQVRNCRPSFHSPLGMYGGIMYSGASIIIGGREPWTFSHGGADHTRLKPAKDCTPIEYPKPDGKIMFDLLSSVALTGTNHEGDQPAHLTLKDDTVPVKQNLSVYDGPEGRFCPAGVYEFVPMETGDGQRLQINAQNCIHCKTCDIKDPSQNINWVVPEGGGGPAYNGM